A single window of Gossypium hirsutum isolate 1008001.06 chromosome A10, Gossypium_hirsutum_v2.1, whole genome shotgun sequence DNA harbors:
- the LOC107889658 gene encoding disease resistance protein TAO1-like isoform X1, with protein MDRKHNPTDKHIVLPIFYHVDPSDVRNSGGHFKTSFEEHESEQPADRVQQWKTAFAEVGKLKGWHIEGGKFDRPETEYIENVVEYVIKKLTNIKSGSASEELVGIDDQKRTILKLIKQKDCRVIGLWGMGGQGKTTLAEAVYKKISLEFESCCFLQNVREEIEKQGKKSLRNELLSKLLKSDVDIDTPTVGSTSIQDRLKNKKVLVVLDDISDPNQIDCMGVTVKRLGSGSKIIITSREKQVLKSGGADTIHEVKALTKNDSLQLFSTFAFKQLNPEVDFRDLSGKFVEYSQGSPLALRVLGCNLYGRTINDWESEMEKLGEYSHPEIFVVLKSSYDGLGMVEKNIFLDIACFFKGEPIKRTKHVLSCYRGVEDAISKLVSKCLINISSSSSTYNEDIISMHDMLEKLGKDIIRQKSKTPGKCRRLWSHEHIKQVLKYNQGTDRIQGMKLNMSHMDKLLLRPFVFENMTNLKYIIFYSPKNSELYTNQGDIVSLPDELKYFQWDGYPCKSLSSSFNPKNLVILKLRHGDIEQLWDGHQELVNLREIYVAYCNNIRKICNLSRAINLEILDCSYCESLVEVGNEGDRMDFVNLRKINFNGCMSLTKIPNLLRAINLEYLYCSDCKSLVELWNGDDCVDFVNLREINFNGCVSLRKIPNLSRAINLEYLYCSDCKSLVEIWNEDDCVDFVNLRKINFNGCVSLTKILNFSRAINLEYLYCSDCKSLVELWNGDDCVDFVNLREINFNGCVNLRKILNLSRAINLEYLYCSDCKSLVELWNGDDCVDFVNLREINFNGCVNLRKILNLSRAINLEYLYCSDCKSLVELWNGDDCVDFVNLREINFNGCVNLRKILNLSRAINLEYLYCSDCKSLVELWNGDDCVDFVNLREINFNGCVNLRKILNLSRAINLEYLYCSDCKSLVELWNGDDCVDFVNLREINFNGCVNLRKILNLSRAINLEYLYCSDCKSLVELWNGDDCVDFVNLREINFNGCVNLRKILNLSRAINLEYLYCSDCKSLVELWNGDDCVDFVNLREINFNGCLNLRKILNLPRAINLEYLYCSDCKSLVELWNEDDCVDFFNLREINFNGCVRLRKVTNLSRAINL; from the exons ATGGATCGCAAGCACAATCCCACTGACAAACATATTGTTCTTCCCATCTTTTACCATGTTGATCCTTCCGATGTGCGAAATAGTGGTGGGCATTTTAAGACATCCTTCGAAGAGCATGAATCAGAGCAACCAGCTGATAGAGTACAACAATGGAAAACTGCTTTTGCAGAGGTCGGTAAATTAAAAGGGTGGCATATAGAAGGAGGCAAATTTGACAG aCCTGAAACCGAGTACATAGAAAATGTTGTTGAATATGTTATAAAAAAGTTGACGAATATTAAGTCTGGAAGTGCTTCTGAAGAATTGGTTGGAATAGATGACCAGAAAAGGACGATTTTGAAGCTGATTAAGCAAAAAGACTGTCGTGTAATAGGACTTTGGGGAATGGGTGGTCAAGGCAAAACAACCCTTGCTGAGGCTGTGTATAAAAAAATCTCTTTAGAGTTTGAAAGTTGTTGCTTTCTCCAAAATGTTAGAGAGGAAATAGAAAAACAGGGGAAGAAATCTTTACGAAATGAACTTCTTTCGAAATTATTGAAGTCAGATGTTGATATAGACACCCCCACTGTAGGATCCACTTCAATTCAAGACAGGCTCAAGAATAAGAAAGTACTTGTTGTCCTTGATGATATTAGTGACCCAAACCAAATAGATTGTATGGGTGTTACTGTTAAACGTTTGGGCTCTGGAAGTAAAATCATTATAACATCTAGAGAGAAACAAGTGCTTAAGAGTGGAGGAGCTGACACAATACATGAGGTGAAGGCATTAACTAAGAATGATTCTCTTCAACTTTTTTCTACCTTTGCATTTAAGCAGTTGAATCCTGAAGTTGATTTTCGAGATCTATCAGGCAAGTTTGTGGAGTACTCCCAAGGCAGTCCACTTGCCCTTAgagttttgggttgtaatttatatgGAAGGACTATAAATGATTGGGAAAGTGAGATGGAGAAGCTAGGGGAATATTCCCACCCCGAAATTTTTGTGGTTTTGAAAAGTAGTTATGATGGGTTAGGTATGGTAGAGAAGAATATATTTCTTGACATTGCATGCTTCTTTAAAGGGGAACCCATAAAAAGAACAAAACATGTTCTAAGTTGTTATCGGGGTGTAGAGGATGCAATAAGCAAATTGGTCAGCAAGTGCCTAATTAATATCTCATCTTCATCTTCTACTTATAATGAAGATATAATATCTATGCATGATATGCTTGAAAAGTTGGGAAAAGATATTATTCGCCAAAAATCTAAAACCCCTGGAAAGTGCAGGAGGCTATGGAGTCATGAACACATTAAACAAGTGCTCAAATATAATCAA GGGACAGATCGAATTCAAGGAATGAAGTTAAACATGTCGCATATGGATAAACTACTATTACGcccttttgtttttgaaaacatgacTAATCTTAAATATATCATCTTCTATTCTCCTAAGAATTCGGAACTATATACAAATCAAGGTGATATTGTATCTCTTCCTGATGAGTTAAAGTATTTTCAATGGGATGGTTACCCATGTAAATCTTTATCATCAAGTTTTAATCCAAAAAACCTTGTGATATTGAAATTACGACATGGAGACATCGAACAACTTTGGGATGGACATcag GAGCTTGTTAATTTAAGGGAAATTTATGTTGCATATTGCAATAATATAAGAAAGATATGTAATCTTTCGAGAGCCATCAACCTTGAAATCCTTGATTGCTCTTACTGTGAAAGTTTGGTTGAAGTTGGAAATGAAGGTGATCGTATG GACTTTGTTAATTTAAGGAAAATTAACTTCAATGGGTGCATGAGTTTAACCAAGATACCTAATCTTCTAAGAGCCATCAACCTTGAATACCTTTATTGCAGTGACTGTAAAAGTTTGGTTGAACTTTGGAATGGAGATGAttgtgtg GATTTTGTTAATTTAAGGGAAATTAACTTTAATGGGTGCGTGAGTTTAAGGAAGATACCTAATCTTTCAAGAGCTATCAACCTTGAATACCTTTATTGCAGTGACTGTAAAAGTTTGGTTGAAATTTGGAATGAAGATGATTGTGTG GATTTTGTTAATTTAAGGAAAATTAACTTCAATGGGTGTGTGAGTTTAACGAAGATACTTAATTTTTCAAGAGCCATCAACCTTGAATACCTTTATTGCAGTGACTGTAAAAGTTTGGTTGAACTTTGGAACGGAGATGAttgtgtg GATTTTGTTAATTTAAGGGAAATTAATTTCAATGGGTGCGTGAATTTAAGGAAGATACTTAATCTTTCAAGAGCTATCAACCTTGAATACCTTTATTGCAGTGACTGTAAAAGTTTAGTTGAACTTTGGAATGGAGATGATTGTGTG GATTTTGTTAATTTAAGGGAAATTAACTTCAATGGGTGCGTGAATTTAAGGAAGATACTTAATCTTTCAAGAGCCATCAACCTTGAATACCTTTATTGCAGTGACTGTAAAAGTTTAGTTGAACTTTGGAATGGAGATGATTGTGTG GATTTTGTTAATTTAAGGGAAATTAACTTCAATGGGTGCGTGAATTTAAGGAAGATACTTAATCTTTCAAGAGCCATCAACCTTGAATACCTCTATTGCAGTGACTGTAAAAGTTTAGTTGAACTTTGGAATGGAGATGATTGTGTG GATTTTGTTAATTTAAGGGAAATTAACTTCAATGGGTGCGTGAATTTAAGGAAGATACTTAATCTTTCAAGAGCTATCAACCTTGAATACCTTTATTGCAGTGACTGTAAAAGTTTAGTTGAACTTTGGAATGGAGATGATTGTGTG GATTTTGTTAATTTAAGGGAAATTAACTTCAATGGGTGCGTGAATTTAAGGAAGATACTTAATCTTTCAAGAGCCATCAACCTTGAATACCTTTATTGCAGTGACTGTAAAAGTTTAGTTGAACTTTGGAATGGAGATGATTGTGTG GATTTTGTTAATTTAAGGGAAATTAACTTCAATGGGTGCGTGAATTTAAGGAAGATACTTAATCTTTCAAGAGCCATCAACCTTGAATACCTTTATTGCAGTGACTGTAAAAGTTTAGTTGAACTTTGGAATGGAGATGATTGTGTG GATTTTGTTAATTTAAGGGAAATTAACTTCAATGGGTGCTTGAATTTAAGGAAGATACTTAATCTTCCAAGAGCCATCAACCTCGAATACCTTTATTGCAGTGACTGTAAAAGTTTAGTTGAACTTTGGAATGAAGATGATTGTGTG gatttttttaatttaagggaaATTAACTTCAATGGGTGCGTGAGATTAAGGAAGGTAACTAATCTTTCAAGAGCCATCAACTTGTGA
- the LOC107889658 gene encoding disease resistance protein TAO1-like isoform X8 produces MDRKHNPTDKHIVLPIFYHVDPSDVRNSGGHFKTSFEEHESEQPADRVQQWKTAFAEVGKLKGWHIEGGKFDRPETEYIENVVEYVIKKLTNIKSGSASEELVGIDDQKRTILKLIKQKDCRVIGLWGMGGQGKTTLAEAVYKKISLEFESCCFLQNVREEIEKQGKKSLRNELLSKLLKSDVDIDTPTVGSTSIQDRLKNKKVLVVLDDISDPNQIDCMGVTVKRLGSGSKIIITSREKQVLKSGGADTIHEVKALTKNDSLQLFSTFAFKQLNPEVDFRDLSGKFVEYSQGSPLALRVLGCNLYGRTINDWESEMEKLGEYSHPEIFVVLKSSYDGLGMVEKNIFLDIACFFKGEPIKRTKHVLSCYRGVEDAISKLVSKCLINISSSSSTYNEDIISMHDMLEKLGKDIIRQKSKTPGKCRRLWSHEHIKQVLKYNQGTDRIQGMKLNMSHMDKLLLRPFVFENMTNLKYIIFYSPKNSELYTNQGDIVSLPDELKYFQWDGYPCKSLSSSFNPKNLVILKLRHGDIEQLWDGHQELVNLREIYVAYCNNIRKICNLSRAINLEILDCSYCESLVEVGNEGDRMDFVNLRKINFNGCMSLTKIPNLLRAINLEYLYCSDCKSLVELWNGDDCVDFVNLREINFNGCVNLRKILNLSRAINLEYLYCSDCKSLVELWNGDDCVDFVNLREINFNGCVNLRKILNLSRAINLEYLYCSDCKSLVELWNGDDCVDFVNLREINFNGCVNLRKILNLSRAINLEYLYCSDCKSLVELWNGDDCVDFVNLREINFNGCVNLRKILNLSRAINLEYLYCSDCKSLVELWNGDDCVDFVNLREINFNGCVNLRKILNLSRAINLEYLYCSDCKSLVELWNGDDCVDFVNLREINFNGCVNLRKILNLSRAINLEYLYCSDCKSLVELWNGDDCVDFVNLREINFNGCLNLRKILNLPRAINLEYLYCSDCKSLVELWNEDDCVDFFNLREINFNGCVRLRKVTNLSRAINL; encoded by the exons ATGGATCGCAAGCACAATCCCACTGACAAACATATTGTTCTTCCCATCTTTTACCATGTTGATCCTTCCGATGTGCGAAATAGTGGTGGGCATTTTAAGACATCCTTCGAAGAGCATGAATCAGAGCAACCAGCTGATAGAGTACAACAATGGAAAACTGCTTTTGCAGAGGTCGGTAAATTAAAAGGGTGGCATATAGAAGGAGGCAAATTTGACAG aCCTGAAACCGAGTACATAGAAAATGTTGTTGAATATGTTATAAAAAAGTTGACGAATATTAAGTCTGGAAGTGCTTCTGAAGAATTGGTTGGAATAGATGACCAGAAAAGGACGATTTTGAAGCTGATTAAGCAAAAAGACTGTCGTGTAATAGGACTTTGGGGAATGGGTGGTCAAGGCAAAACAACCCTTGCTGAGGCTGTGTATAAAAAAATCTCTTTAGAGTTTGAAAGTTGTTGCTTTCTCCAAAATGTTAGAGAGGAAATAGAAAAACAGGGGAAGAAATCTTTACGAAATGAACTTCTTTCGAAATTATTGAAGTCAGATGTTGATATAGACACCCCCACTGTAGGATCCACTTCAATTCAAGACAGGCTCAAGAATAAGAAAGTACTTGTTGTCCTTGATGATATTAGTGACCCAAACCAAATAGATTGTATGGGTGTTACTGTTAAACGTTTGGGCTCTGGAAGTAAAATCATTATAACATCTAGAGAGAAACAAGTGCTTAAGAGTGGAGGAGCTGACACAATACATGAGGTGAAGGCATTAACTAAGAATGATTCTCTTCAACTTTTTTCTACCTTTGCATTTAAGCAGTTGAATCCTGAAGTTGATTTTCGAGATCTATCAGGCAAGTTTGTGGAGTACTCCCAAGGCAGTCCACTTGCCCTTAgagttttgggttgtaatttatatgGAAGGACTATAAATGATTGGGAAAGTGAGATGGAGAAGCTAGGGGAATATTCCCACCCCGAAATTTTTGTGGTTTTGAAAAGTAGTTATGATGGGTTAGGTATGGTAGAGAAGAATATATTTCTTGACATTGCATGCTTCTTTAAAGGGGAACCCATAAAAAGAACAAAACATGTTCTAAGTTGTTATCGGGGTGTAGAGGATGCAATAAGCAAATTGGTCAGCAAGTGCCTAATTAATATCTCATCTTCATCTTCTACTTATAATGAAGATATAATATCTATGCATGATATGCTTGAAAAGTTGGGAAAAGATATTATTCGCCAAAAATCTAAAACCCCTGGAAAGTGCAGGAGGCTATGGAGTCATGAACACATTAAACAAGTGCTCAAATATAATCAA GGGACAGATCGAATTCAAGGAATGAAGTTAAACATGTCGCATATGGATAAACTACTATTACGcccttttgtttttgaaaacatgacTAATCTTAAATATATCATCTTCTATTCTCCTAAGAATTCGGAACTATATACAAATCAAGGTGATATTGTATCTCTTCCTGATGAGTTAAAGTATTTTCAATGGGATGGTTACCCATGTAAATCTTTATCATCAAGTTTTAATCCAAAAAACCTTGTGATATTGAAATTACGACATGGAGACATCGAACAACTTTGGGATGGACATcag GAGCTTGTTAATTTAAGGGAAATTTATGTTGCATATTGCAATAATATAAGAAAGATATGTAATCTTTCGAGAGCCATCAACCTTGAAATCCTTGATTGCTCTTACTGTGAAAGTTTGGTTGAAGTTGGAAATGAAGGTGATCGTATG GACTTTGTTAATTTAAGGAAAATTAACTTCAATGGGTGCATGAGTTTAACCAAGATACCTAATCTTCTAAGAGCCATCAACCTTGAATACCTTTATTGCAGTGACTGTAAAAGTTTGGTTGAACTTTGGAATGGAGATGAttgtgtg GATTTTGTTAATTTAAGGGAAATTAATTTCAATGGGTGCGTGAATTTAAGGAAGATACTTAATCTTTCAAGAGCTATCAACCTTGAATACCTTTATTGCAGTGACTGTAAAAGTTTAGTTGAACTTTGGAATGGAGATGATTGTGTG GATTTTGTTAATTTAAGGGAAATTAACTTCAATGGGTGCGTGAATTTAAGGAAGATACTTAATCTTTCAAGAGCCATCAACCTTGAATACCTTTATTGCAGTGACTGTAAAAGTTTAGTTGAACTTTGGAATGGAGATGATTGTGTG GATTTTGTTAATTTAAGGGAAATTAACTTCAATGGGTGCGTGAATTTAAGGAAGATACTTAATCTTTCAAGAGCCATCAACCTTGAATACCTCTATTGCAGTGACTGTAAAAGTTTAGTTGAACTTTGGAATGGAGATGATTGTGTG GATTTTGTTAATTTAAGGGAAATTAACTTCAATGGGTGCGTGAATTTAAGGAAGATACTTAATCTTTCAAGAGCTATCAACCTTGAATACCTTTATTGCAGTGACTGTAAAAGTTTAGTTGAACTTTGGAATGGAGATGATTGTGTG GATTTTGTTAATTTAAGGGAAATTAACTTCAATGGGTGCGTGAATTTAAGGAAGATACTTAATCTTTCAAGAGCCATCAACCTTGAATACCTTTATTGCAGTGACTGTAAAAGTTTAGTTGAACTTTGGAATGGAGATGATTGTGTG GATTTTGTTAATTTAAGGGAAATTAACTTCAATGGGTGCGTGAATTTAAGGAAGATACTTAATCTTTCAAGAGCCATCAACCTTGAATACCTTTATTGCAGTGACTGTAAAAGTTTAGTTGAACTTTGGAATGGAGATGATTGTGTG GATTTTGTTAATTTAAGGGAAATTAACTTCAATGGGTGCTTGAATTTAAGGAAGATACTTAATCTTCCAAGAGCCATCAACCTCGAATACCTTTATTGCAGTGACTGTAAAAGTTTAGTTGAACTTTGGAATGAAGATGATTGTGTG gatttttttaatttaagggaaATTAACTTCAATGGGTGCGTGAGATTAAGGAAGGTAACTAATCTTTCAAGAGCCATCAACTTGTGA
- the LOC107889658 gene encoding disease resistance protein TAO1-like isoform X4 — protein MDRKHNPTDKHIVLPIFYHVDPSDVRNSGGHFKTSFEEHESEQPADRVQQWKTAFAEVGKLKGWHIEGGKFDRPETEYIENVVEYVIKKLTNIKSGSASEELVGIDDQKRTILKLIKQKDCRVIGLWGMGGQGKTTLAEAVYKKISLEFESCCFLQNVREEIEKQGKKSLRNELLSKLLKSDVDIDTPTVGSTSIQDRLKNKKVLVVLDDISDPNQIDCMGVTVKRLGSGSKIIITSREKQVLKSGGADTIHEVKALTKNDSLQLFSTFAFKQLNPEVDFRDLSGKFVEYSQGSPLALRVLGCNLYGRTINDWESEMEKLGEYSHPEIFVVLKSSYDGLGMVEKNIFLDIACFFKGEPIKRTKHVLSCYRGVEDAISKLVSKCLINISSSSSTYNEDIISMHDMLEKLGKDIIRQKSKTPGKCRRLWSHEHIKQVLKYNQGTDRIQGMKLNMSHMDKLLLRPFVFENMTNLKYIIFYSPKNSELYTNQGDIVSLPDELKYFQWDGYPCKSLSSSFNPKNLVILKLRHGDIEQLWDGHQELVNLREIYVAYCNNIRKICNLSRAINLEILDCSYCESLVEVGNEGDRMDFVNLREINFNGCVSLRKIPNLSRAINLEYLYCSDCKSLVEIWNEDDCVDFVNLRKINFNGCVSLTKILNFSRAINLEYLYCSDCKSLVELWNGDDCVDFVNLREINFNGCVNLRKILNLSRAINLEYLYCSDCKSLVELWNGDDCVDFVNLREINFNGCVNLRKILNLSRAINLEYLYCSDCKSLVELWNGDDCVDFVNLREINFNGCVNLRKILNLSRAINLEYLYCSDCKSLVELWNGDDCVDFVNLREINFNGCVNLRKILNLSRAINLEYLYCSDCKSLVELWNGDDCVDFVNLREINFNGCVNLRKILNLSRAINLEYLYCSDCKSLVELWNGDDCVDFVNLREINFNGCVNLRKILNLSRAINLEYLYCSDCKSLVELWNGDDCVDFVNLREINFNGCLNLRKILNLPRAINLEYLYCSDCKSLVELWNEDDCVDFFNLREINFNGCVRLRKVTNLSRAINL, from the exons ATGGATCGCAAGCACAATCCCACTGACAAACATATTGTTCTTCCCATCTTTTACCATGTTGATCCTTCCGATGTGCGAAATAGTGGTGGGCATTTTAAGACATCCTTCGAAGAGCATGAATCAGAGCAACCAGCTGATAGAGTACAACAATGGAAAACTGCTTTTGCAGAGGTCGGTAAATTAAAAGGGTGGCATATAGAAGGAGGCAAATTTGACAG aCCTGAAACCGAGTACATAGAAAATGTTGTTGAATATGTTATAAAAAAGTTGACGAATATTAAGTCTGGAAGTGCTTCTGAAGAATTGGTTGGAATAGATGACCAGAAAAGGACGATTTTGAAGCTGATTAAGCAAAAAGACTGTCGTGTAATAGGACTTTGGGGAATGGGTGGTCAAGGCAAAACAACCCTTGCTGAGGCTGTGTATAAAAAAATCTCTTTAGAGTTTGAAAGTTGTTGCTTTCTCCAAAATGTTAGAGAGGAAATAGAAAAACAGGGGAAGAAATCTTTACGAAATGAACTTCTTTCGAAATTATTGAAGTCAGATGTTGATATAGACACCCCCACTGTAGGATCCACTTCAATTCAAGACAGGCTCAAGAATAAGAAAGTACTTGTTGTCCTTGATGATATTAGTGACCCAAACCAAATAGATTGTATGGGTGTTACTGTTAAACGTTTGGGCTCTGGAAGTAAAATCATTATAACATCTAGAGAGAAACAAGTGCTTAAGAGTGGAGGAGCTGACACAATACATGAGGTGAAGGCATTAACTAAGAATGATTCTCTTCAACTTTTTTCTACCTTTGCATTTAAGCAGTTGAATCCTGAAGTTGATTTTCGAGATCTATCAGGCAAGTTTGTGGAGTACTCCCAAGGCAGTCCACTTGCCCTTAgagttttgggttgtaatttatatgGAAGGACTATAAATGATTGGGAAAGTGAGATGGAGAAGCTAGGGGAATATTCCCACCCCGAAATTTTTGTGGTTTTGAAAAGTAGTTATGATGGGTTAGGTATGGTAGAGAAGAATATATTTCTTGACATTGCATGCTTCTTTAAAGGGGAACCCATAAAAAGAACAAAACATGTTCTAAGTTGTTATCGGGGTGTAGAGGATGCAATAAGCAAATTGGTCAGCAAGTGCCTAATTAATATCTCATCTTCATCTTCTACTTATAATGAAGATATAATATCTATGCATGATATGCTTGAAAAGTTGGGAAAAGATATTATTCGCCAAAAATCTAAAACCCCTGGAAAGTGCAGGAGGCTATGGAGTCATGAACACATTAAACAAGTGCTCAAATATAATCAA GGGACAGATCGAATTCAAGGAATGAAGTTAAACATGTCGCATATGGATAAACTACTATTACGcccttttgtttttgaaaacatgacTAATCTTAAATATATCATCTTCTATTCTCCTAAGAATTCGGAACTATATACAAATCAAGGTGATATTGTATCTCTTCCTGATGAGTTAAAGTATTTTCAATGGGATGGTTACCCATGTAAATCTTTATCATCAAGTTTTAATCCAAAAAACCTTGTGATATTGAAATTACGACATGGAGACATCGAACAACTTTGGGATGGACATcag GAGCTTGTTAATTTAAGGGAAATTTATGTTGCATATTGCAATAATATAAGAAAGATATGTAATCTTTCGAGAGCCATCAACCTTGAAATCCTTGATTGCTCTTACTGTGAAAGTTTGGTTGAAGTTGGAAATGAAGGTGATCGTATG GATTTTGTTAATTTAAGGGAAATTAACTTTAATGGGTGCGTGAGTTTAAGGAAGATACCTAATCTTTCAAGAGCTATCAACCTTGAATACCTTTATTGCAGTGACTGTAAAAGTTTGGTTGAAATTTGGAATGAAGATGATTGTGTG GATTTTGTTAATTTAAGGAAAATTAACTTCAATGGGTGTGTGAGTTTAACGAAGATACTTAATTTTTCAAGAGCCATCAACCTTGAATACCTTTATTGCAGTGACTGTAAAAGTTTGGTTGAACTTTGGAACGGAGATGAttgtgtg GATTTTGTTAATTTAAGGGAAATTAATTTCAATGGGTGCGTGAATTTAAGGAAGATACTTAATCTTTCAAGAGCTATCAACCTTGAATACCTTTATTGCAGTGACTGTAAAAGTTTAGTTGAACTTTGGAATGGAGATGATTGTGTG GATTTTGTTAATTTAAGGGAAATTAACTTCAATGGGTGCGTGAATTTAAGGAAGATACTTAATCTTTCAAGAGCCATCAACCTTGAATACCTTTATTGCAGTGACTGTAAAAGTTTAGTTGAACTTTGGAATGGAGATGATTGTGTG GATTTTGTTAATTTAAGGGAAATTAACTTCAATGGGTGCGTGAATTTAAGGAAGATACTTAATCTTTCAAGAGCCATCAACCTTGAATACCTCTATTGCAGTGACTGTAAAAGTTTAGTTGAACTTTGGAATGGAGATGATTGTGTG GATTTTGTTAATTTAAGGGAAATTAACTTCAATGGGTGCGTGAATTTAAGGAAGATACTTAATCTTTCAAGAGCTATCAACCTTGAATACCTTTATTGCAGTGACTGTAAAAGTTTAGTTGAACTTTGGAATGGAGATGATTGTGTG GATTTTGTTAATTTAAGGGAAATTAACTTCAATGGGTGCGTGAATTTAAGGAAGATACTTAATCTTTCAAGAGCCATCAACCTTGAATACCTTTATTGCAGTGACTGTAAAAGTTTAGTTGAACTTTGGAATGGAGATGATTGTGTG GATTTTGTTAATTTAAGGGAAATTAACTTCAATGGGTGCGTGAATTTAAGGAAGATACTTAATCTTTCAAGAGCCATCAACCTTGAATACCTTTATTGCAGTGACTGTAAAAGTTTAGTTGAACTTTGGAATGGAGATGATTGTGTG GATTTTGTTAATTTAAGGGAAATTAACTTCAATGGGTGCTTGAATTTAAGGAAGATACTTAATCTTCCAAGAGCCATCAACCTCGAATACCTTTATTGCAGTGACTGTAAAAGTTTAGTTGAACTTTGGAATGAAGATGATTGTGTG gatttttttaatttaagggaaATTAACTTCAATGGGTGCGTGAGATTAAGGAAGGTAACTAATCTTTCAAGAGCCATCAACTTGTGA